Within the Cydia pomonella isolate Wapato2018A chromosome 3, ilCydPomo1, whole genome shotgun sequence genome, the region GACTTAGTAGCTGTATTAGAAGACTGAAAtgttgtaaaatattatttaatatttgtagtAAGTCAATTATCAAAGTGAGCCTTGCTCCTGCGTTGTTTTGAGCcggaagtaggtacctaattactatattaattatatagaGAATCATTTGTTTCAGCATCCGTATTTGGCTATGCGGCAATACCCTGGGTACTCGTCTTACCATTAATAACACAGAGGTTCGGAAGAAAGATTTCCTTTTACTTGGTAACTCTTAGCTCAATCGCTAGCCACAGCCTTCTGTACTGCAGCACTACGTTGACGGAATTTTTCATAAGTGAAATAGTAACAAGCATTACTTTTGCCTCACACACAACTCTGCTGATGCAAGTAATTGCAGAGTACACATCACCTCGCTATAGAGGAGTGTTCTTGACATTGAAAGGAGCCAGCATGTATTGGGGAATATGGGTCGGGAATATAATAGGAACCTTTTATCACTGGAAGTATGTTGGTTTGATTGGACTTGTGTGTTCTGTTTATTGCGGTACATCTTTATTTTGGCCGGAATCGCCCTACTGGTTGGCATCGAAACGAAGATATCAAGAATGTACAGAAGCCCATTACTGGTTGAAAGGTTACGGTACAGAATCCAGAAAGGAGCTTGAAATGCTTATTAGTCATCAGAAGAGCTACAATGAGAACACATTGAGAAAAAATACGCTTAAAGTCAATAACGGATTTAGTAAATTGCAATCAATGATATTTATCGATGAATTTTATAAACCACTTCTATTAACGTTGACGTTATATTTACTGTATTATTGTTCCGGAAAACTGGTTTGcaatatgtatgttttagaaataGTTACAGAATTGACCGCAAGTGAGTCGGCCGCTTACTTAACGATGTTGGTGCTCGACGGAGTGACTGTATTTGGAATGTATTTTGGATGCTTACTCTCTAGAGTCGTAAAGAGAAGGACTCTATTATTTACATGTGCGTCAAATGGTATCTTATTTTTGTATACTGTGTCGCTATAcctttacttaataaaatacgaaattctagagaaaaacaatataattataatttcactgTTAACtggattttcaatttttattactattggACCAATGTTATTATTGTCTACTATTTGTGCAGAAATAGTACCACAAAATTATAACCAAGTGGCATGTTGTATGGTAGGATTgattgataaaataatatttagtattgttttaaaattgtctcCATCACTTTTTAGAGCACTGGGAATACACGGCAGTTTTTTATTCTATGGTGTGTCATCAAATATTTTCgttgtaatattatataaatatcttCCAGAAACTAAAGACAAAACACTTCAAGAAATTGCCaactcttttaaaaataaatggtcAAACGAAAGCGAATGAATAAATactgataaataaaatttacgTATATTGGTAAACAAACGTGAATAAGGCTACACATGACATGCGCATAATATATGTAACATTACGagtaagtccgccatttgtaattgaacttgaaataaataaatagtgttcaTAAATGGAaaagatttttcattatttttacatagaTCAATTCTTGTATTTACGGTtggacatatttttataaaaaactcctttgatatatatttacatatacgaACAGACAAATTCTGAGGTATTAAAAATCTCATCCAGATCTCAGACTATTTTGCTTGAGCCTTGGTAGCCGTAATTCGCGAACGGAATTCGGGGTAACAAaaagttttgatatttttatcttatctgTTAATAcagataagataaaaatattttttttcttctaatgaagaaaaaaattgtttttgggatttaagttagttttagtaATAGTTATAAGTCTACGGAAAGTGAAATGGATTAATGGACGGCCTACTTAAATAATGTAGCATCTTGGGATTATTGGGTACTGGACAGTGGACAGCGATagataatacttatttttactgTTACGTAAATTCCAGTCCAGGcgggatgatcaaatcgacAGATTTGATTAGAAAATACATTGGCGTCAATCTCCAATTTCATCCCTAATTTAagatttatggtgatatttgagcgttctcaatttaaaaaatgcccCGAAACGCAAATACTAGCGTCACAAATTGGCTTTCTTCCGTCCTCACCTCCATTTTATCGGTAATATCGGTTATAATCGGCGGTCGAAAATTCGAAATCACCGAGCCAAAGTGGCGTTTATGTCCACACCTCCTGATTTGATCAGACGATTTAATCAGACTGGCGAAAAATTGTTCCCGTCTGGAATTACCTTAAATTATACAGTAATCATAtcatttggttttattttacttcactactgcttcctcgcgttgtcccggcatattacaacggctcatgggagcctggggtccgcttaacaactaatcccaagatttggcgtaggcactagtttttacgaaagcgactggcatctgaccttccaacccagagggtaaaactagaccttgtggggattagtccggtttcctcacgatgttttccttcaccgaaaagcgactggtaaatatcaaatgatatttcgtacataagttccgaaaaactcattggtacgagccggggtttgaacccgcgacctctggattgcaagtcgcacgctcttaccgctaggccaccagcgcttcattttttattttactacacTATGGATCCACGACAACAAACATCCCAGCTGATTGATGCGTGCTGTGCGACCGAGATATGATATTGTTTTCCTATCTTCCCTACTACAcgaaaatttatatataaattgctCTTCCAGAATcctatagttagttagttttgaGGGCatttgtgcctattttgcgtgtaAACGTGGTAGCACTACACTCCCCAGTATCTTCAgtttgctaactgcctcctttagtgtgcacagagaccctaggtatttgttcctgtatacttctacctgacgaccggtttggcctagtgggtagtgaccctgcctacgaagctgatggtcccgggttcaaatcctggtaagggcatgtatttgtgtgatgagcatggatatttgttcctgagtcatgggtgttttctatgtatttaagtatttataaatatttatatattatatatatcgttgtctaagtaccctcaacacaagccttattgagcttactgtgggacttagtgaatttgtgtaataatgtcctataatatttattatatttattattatcatatacCTGTTTATAGTCTAGGAAAATATGTTTTGCTggttcctcttcttccatgcacgctctgcacatggggctgtctgttttacccataattatgtaggtgtttgttttgTGTGTCTGTGTTATGCCCTGTAAAGTTTAGAATCCTATAACTATGATAGCA harbors:
- the LOC133515824 gene encoding facilitated trehalose transporter Tret1-2 homolog, with product MQVIAEYTSPRYRGVFLTLKGASMYWGIWVGNIIGTFYHWKYVGLIGLVCSVYCGTSLFWPESPYWLASKRRYQECTEAHYWLKGYGTESRKELEMLISHQKSYNENTLRKNTLKVNNGFSKLQSMIFIDEFYKPLLLTLTLYLLYYCSGKLVCNMYVLEIVTELTASESAAYLTMLVLDGVTVFGMYFGCLLSRVVKRRTLLFTCASNGILFLYTVSLYLYLIKYEILEKNNIIIISLLTGFSIFITIGPMLLLSTICAEIVPQNYNQVACCMVGLIDKIIFSIVLKLSPSLFRALGIHGSFLFYGVSSNIFVVILYKYLPETKDKTLQEIANSFKNKWSNESE